One segment of Limimonas halophila DNA contains the following:
- a CDS encoding glycerophosphodiester phosphodiesterase, producing the protein MRQVLRLFTAALSLSCVGATAAGADTLADHGEVLNIAHRGASGHAPEETMPAFDKAVDLNADYLELDAQLTADGRLVAFHDTKVDRTTDGSGPLSDYTLKELKKLDAGTWFNEKYPYRAKTAFEGAQVPTLRELFEKYGTDQKYYIEIKSPGENPGLTKKLVNLVEEYDLVEADSIVIQSFVQDSLQKAHELNPEIPLVQLIWFHPKGYEAGAPLKEWKKVTPAPNAVSVSDFNAVDEYAVGIGTNMHYKDRQVIDAAFVDTARRAGLGVHVYTIDSMARMQRLIDWGVTGIFTNFPDRLNAVRAR; encoded by the coding sequence ATGCGGCAGGTCTTGCGCCTGTTCACCGCCGCGCTGTCCCTGAGCTGCGTCGGCGCGACCGCCGCCGGCGCCGACACCCTCGCCGATCACGGCGAGGTCCTGAACATCGCCCACCGCGGCGCCAGCGGGCACGCGCCCGAGGAAACCATGCCCGCCTTCGACAAGGCGGTCGACTTGAACGCCGATTACCTGGAACTGGACGCCCAGTTGACGGCGGACGGCCGCCTCGTCGCCTTCCACGACACCAAGGTCGACCGCACGACGGACGGCTCGGGGCCGCTGAGCGATTACACGCTCAAGGAGCTCAAGAAGCTCGACGCGGGCACCTGGTTCAACGAGAAATACCCCTACCGCGCCAAGACGGCGTTCGAGGGCGCCCAGGTTCCCACGCTGCGCGAGCTTTTCGAGAAATACGGCACGGACCAGAAGTATTACATCGAGATCAAGTCGCCCGGCGAAAATCCCGGCCTCACCAAGAAGCTGGTGAACCTCGTCGAGGAATACGATCTGGTCGAGGCCGACAGCATCGTCATCCAGTCGTTCGTCCAGGACTCGCTGCAAAAGGCGCACGAGCTCAACCCCGAGATCCCGCTCGTTCAGCTGATCTGGTTCCACCCCAAGGGCTACGAGGCCGGCGCCCCGCTCAAGGAATGGAAGAAGGTCACGCCAGCGCCCAATGCCGTGAGCGTCAGCGATTTCAACGCGGTCGACGAGTACGCCGTCGGCATCGGCACGAACATGCACTACAAGGACCGGCAGGTGATCGACGCGGCCTTCGTGGACACCGCGCGCCGCGCCGGCCTGGGCGTGCACGTCTACACCATCGATTCCATGGCCCGGATGCAGCGGCTGATCGACTGGGGCGTCACGGGGATCTTCACCAATTTTCCGGACCGCCTGAACGCCGTGCGCGCGCGCTGA
- a CDS encoding 5'-nucleotidase, lipoprotein e(P4) family, with amino-acid sequence MTRMRTPLLKKATVLAGTLALLAGAAVPLGTAHAEDDEKLCKQYTFEKGLKFQQQSAVIDALQRQAFKVARMQLDDKLARHGSTENLAIVTDADETLVDNTPLLVRDMRNCHTYTTWDTWGHWEREGTPELIPGAKDFLTYADAQGVNIFYVSNRFGSNKPHTVDTLQELGLPQASAETVKLWSEGNPKTKRRAAIRENHEIIMLIGDSLADLDGAFEGSVAEKRAAVEENADKFGTDWIVLPNATYGDWTETELEAWDAPMKIAE; translated from the coding sequence ATGACGCGCATGCGTACGCCGCTTTTGAAGAAAGCCACGGTTCTCGCGGGCACGCTGGCGCTGCTGGCCGGCGCCGCCGTCCCGCTCGGCACGGCCCACGCCGAGGACGACGAAAAGCTGTGCAAGCAGTACACCTTCGAGAAAGGCCTGAAGTTCCAGCAGCAATCCGCCGTGATCGACGCGCTCCAGCGTCAGGCCTTCAAGGTCGCGCGCATGCAGCTGGACGACAAGCTGGCCCGCCACGGCAGCACCGAGAACCTCGCCATCGTCACCGACGCGGACGAGACCCTGGTCGACAACACGCCGCTGCTGGTGCGCGACATGCGCAACTGCCACACCTACACCACCTGGGACACCTGGGGCCACTGGGAGCGCGAGGGCACGCCCGAGCTGATCCCGGGCGCCAAGGACTTCCTGACCTATGCCGACGCGCAGGGCGTGAACATCTTCTACGTCTCCAACCGCTTCGGCTCGAACAAGCCCCACACCGTCGACACGCTCCAGGAGCTGGGGCTGCCGCAGGCTTCCGCGGAAACCGTCAAGCTGTGGAGCGAGGGCAACCCCAAGACCAAGCGGCGCGCCGCCATCCGCGAGAACCACGAGATCATCATGCTGATCGGTGACTCGCTGGCCGATCTCGACGGCGCCTTCGAGGGGTCCGTGGCGGAGAAGCGCGCCGCCGTCGAGGAAAACGCCGACAAGTTCGGCACCGACTGGATCGTGCTGCCGAACGCCACCTACGGCGACTGGACCGAGACCGAGTTGGAGGCGTGGGACGCGCCCATGAAGATCGCCGAGTAA
- a CDS encoding TRAP transporter large permease, translating into MSHEMIALTMLGGMLVLLFTGQRVFGAIGFVAAASAVALYGTGGNQMPFNAAMTVLDWYPLVTLPMFIYMGYMLSESGISGDLYKMFHVWAGPLSGGLAMGTIGVMLAISAMNGLSVAGMAIGASIALPEMMRRGYNKLMITGTIQAGSSLGILVPPSVVLVLYGIIAKQPIGQLWLAGIIPGLILAGLFVLYIGIRCWLQPGMGPPLPLAERQEYSFADKLRLLRAGIIPLVIFFTMMGLFFTGVTSLVESSAVGAAAATIVAAVKGRLTWSVTENTIRNTLSISCMFLWVIMAALCFGAVFDGIGAKYAIQSLFLEGWGLGPWETLIMMQLSFIVLGMFLDDTAMLVIVAPLYVPLVMRLGFDPVWYGVLYTITCQIAYMTPPFGYNLFLMKAMAPDDVGLRDIYLSIIPFVFIMVIGLAIIMAFPQLSLWLPELVYGD; encoded by the coding sequence ATGAGCCACGAAATGATCGCGCTCACGATGCTCGGGGGCATGCTGGTCCTGTTGTTCACGGGCCAGCGGGTCTTCGGCGCCATCGGCTTCGTCGCCGCCGCCTCGGCGGTGGCGCTCTACGGGACGGGCGGCAACCAGATGCCGTTCAACGCCGCGATGACGGTGCTGGACTGGTACCCGCTCGTGACGCTGCCGATGTTCATCTACATGGGCTACATGCTCTCGGAGTCCGGCATCTCCGGGGATCTCTACAAGATGTTCCACGTCTGGGCCGGTCCGCTCAGCGGCGGCTTGGCGATGGGCACGATCGGGGTGATGCTGGCGATCTCCGCGATGAACGGGCTCTCGGTCGCGGGCATGGCCATCGGCGCCTCGATCGCGCTGCCGGAGATGATGCGCCGGGGCTACAACAAGCTGATGATCACCGGCACCATCCAGGCCGGCAGCTCGCTGGGCATCCTGGTGCCGCCGTCCGTCGTGCTGGTGCTCTACGGCATCATCGCCAAGCAGCCCATCGGCCAGCTGTGGCTCGCCGGCATCATTCCGGGCCTGATCCTGGCGGGTCTGTTCGTTCTCTACATCGGCATCCGCTGCTGGCTGCAGCCGGGGATGGGGCCGCCGCTGCCGCTGGCGGAGCGCCAGGAGTACAGCTTCGCCGACAAGCTGCGCCTGCTGCGCGCGGGTATTATCCCGCTGGTCATCTTCTTCACGATGATGGGGCTCTTCTTCACCGGCGTGACCAGCCTGGTGGAAAGCTCCGCCGTGGGCGCGGCGGCGGCCACGATCGTGGCGGCGGTGAAGGGGCGCCTGACGTGGTCGGTGACCGAGAACACCATCCGCAACACGCTCAGCATCAGCTGCATGTTCCTCTGGGTGATCATGGCGGCGCTGTGCTTCGGCGCGGTGTTCGACGGGATCGGCGCCAAGTACGCGATTCAGTCGCTCTTCCTGGAGGGCTGGGGGCTCGGCCCGTGGGAGACGCTGATCATGATGCAGCTCTCCTTCATCGTGCTCGGCATGTTCCTGGACGACACGGCGATGCTGGTGATCGTGGCGCCGCTCTACGTGCCGCTGGTCATGCGCCTGGGCTTCGATCCCGTGTGGTACGGCGTCCTCTACACGATCACCTGCCAGATCGCGTACATGACCCCGCCGTTCGGCTACAACCTCTTCCTGATGAAGGCGATGGCGCCCGACGATGTGGGGCTGCGGGACATCTACCTGTCCATCATCCCCTTCGTCTTCATCATGGTGATCGGGCTGGCGATCATCATGGCCTTCCCGCAGCTCTCGCTGTGGCTCCCGGAGCTGGTCTACGGCGACTGA
- a CDS encoding TRAP transporter small permease subunit — MPKPVRWYILAVDALSYWVGRLALYLIFVMMGTLLFAAFSRVTFNLSFVWLVETMQFTLVAYFLLGGAYSMQLGSHVRMDLFYERWSERTKAVVDAVTICFLIFYLVFLLYGGIASTEYAIKYGETSRTAWSPPMAPIKVIMCFGIGLMLLQATARFLKNIAAALGVRAT; from the coding sequence ATGCCGAAGCCGGTGCGATGGTACATCCTGGCCGTGGACGCCCTGTCCTACTGGGTGGGGCGGCTGGCGCTGTACCTGATTTTCGTGATGATGGGGACGCTGCTGTTCGCCGCGTTTTCGCGGGTGACGTTCAACCTGTCGTTCGTCTGGCTCGTGGAAACGATGCAGTTCACGCTCGTCGCCTACTTCCTGCTGGGCGGCGCCTATTCCATGCAGCTCGGCTCGCACGTGCGCATGGATCTCTTTTATGAACGCTGGTCCGAGCGCACCAAGGCCGTCGTCGACGCGGTCACGATCTGCTTCCTGATCTTTTATCTGGTGTTCCTGCTGTACGGCGGCATCGCCAGCACCGAGTACGCCATCAAGTACGGCGAAACCAGCCGCACCGCGTGGTCCCCGCCGATGGCGCCCATCAAGGTGATCATGTGCTTCGGGATCGGGCTGATGCTGCTGCAGGCCACGGCCCGCTTCCTGAAAAACATTGCCGCGGCGCTGGGGGTGCGGGCGACATGA